ACCCAATACCCACCAAGCGGAAttattttgattattgAAAGTTGGGATACAATATTCaccttgttcttctctACAAATGGTGATTGTAGAAGCTAATCTGGTAAAAATGATTAAAACTGCTGAATGGTAACCACCTAATAATCTTGCAAATCTTGTTAGTGGTaaataatttgaatttgccGTTGAAGAATTCACACCTGAAGTAGTTCCCTCCTTTTCACTAATTGTCGCGGTTAATAATGCCGTGGTAGATTGTCTTTTTGGTAAGAACACAAATTCATATAGTGTTAGCATACCAAAAGTGGACAAAAGAAAGGCCACAATTCTATCTTCCCACACTGTAAAGGAATTGGAAGTAAAAAGTAAAGCATGTATAATCATAAACATGACAGCTATTCTTGACCAATAATCAGCCAATGTTTCGCCAAGTCTCATAGCGATCCAAATGAAGTTATACCTATCGAAGATTGTTATATAACAACCAATAATGATGCCAACGGCAGTCGCTAACAGAGTACCCCAAAACTGATCTACAAAAGTCGGTTGTTGGTAAACATAAAAGATTCCATGAAAACACAAGTTTGTGACCAAGACCATAATGATAATACCTGGGACAAATTCTGGAACCATTTGATTCACGACAATAGAAGGGATTAATTTTGTGATGGATATCAATAGAATTAAAGAGATGGTGAGTAATATTATACCGGTGGCAATTGAATAATAATCAAACTTTGCCCACAATTCTTCGCAGGTTTGTAAAAATactttttgatatttgtGCCCCaatttaatgaattttttcgGATTAGTTTTAGGAGAAGTGTTTAGTATATTTTCTGCTAATGGCTTTAGTATCTCGTCATTGGAATCATGAATTTGCATCGTATCCTTGTATAGTTGTAACTGGTTTATAGCTAGGCGGACAAACTCGGACCATTCGTTATCGTTTCTTgcaatttcatcaattgGCCATCCAAGATTATTAAATGGAATAGGTTGACCGAGTAATAAAGATAAACTGGACACTAAATCGATCTGTCTAACAGAGCGGTAATCGTGTCCCAAAGCACTAATGTCGTAATTGGAAGAGTCTTTGAGTTTCCATAGATTTGGCTTCTTTGAATAGAGAAACAAAGTGCTTTCCAACTCATCAATGGAGTCGCCTCCATGATTGCCTGTATGATCCATACCATGGTCTCCGAGAATAACCAGCAGGgtgttttcatcaatagATTTTAGTATCCAATCGATGAACTGATCCACTTGCACTTGCTTTTCCTTCATGGTGAAATGATCTGGCCCATATTTGTGGCCTACATGATCAATACCCAGCATGTGCCCGATCATTACATCCCATTCTTGATCTTGCTGTAAGTGATCATGAAAGTAATCCATAACACCTTTATCAACACTATCCAAATCCCAAACATTAAGTGATTCCAGCGGAAAACTATCGTTAGACAAGAATGGATGGAACAGGGCCATCCAGGTATCGTCTCCAGCAAACTTGACCGTCTTGTTTGCCAAGTAGAGCTGCTTGAGCAaattgtcttcttcaatgaCAGTTCCATCAAAGTTCGATCCGGCATCTATGAAAGTGGGCAGTGAACCTGTCGTTAGACCCTTAAGTCTTTGCAAAGTGGTAGTTGGAGGGTCTGCAATGAATTTTAACAGTAAAGAAGATGCATCCTCATCGTTTGCAAAAGAGTCATATAGTGATAATATGTTATTGTGGTAGTTCAGGTTGTGGGTCGAACTGGATTCATTAACAGGGataacaaaatcaaatctCAAAGCATCAATGACCAGAACCACGGTTTTGTTGAACCTTGGCTGTAAGGCAGTCGTTTCGTTTTGGGCGGATATGTTATCCAGAACGTGTCTTGACAGTAAGAACCCGCGCGTGAAAAAAGCTATTGATATAAATTGTAAGATTGCAatgaaaatcaacaaaataatatagaatttatgatttttctgaaatttctttattcgtgatttgtatataattttttcatcattggaagatgaaagtATTGACTGCTTTATTGACTTTTCATCCATGTTCCGGGAGCTGTGCTTCTATTCTTCGATTTAGTGAGTTTCCCCTTCGTTCTTTACTGATTCGCTGTTGCCCTTAAAACATAAGCAATTTATCGATTTTTGACCtttagtatttttcttgtttttttccgGTGagcaaaggaaaaaaaagtacctTTTCGTCATCGCGCTTGCCTAATAACAGCTATTACCCAGCCTAGGTAAACAATGAATAAAACGCCAACAGTTGAAAATTCCCACACAGCAATAGTCAAAGGCCCATTTGGGAGAGAAAGACACGAGATTGATACCTCCATTTGTAATAATTTGTCCTTTCAGctctttgaaagaacatTGAGAGAGGCGCTGTCTTGAGATGTTCATTTATTCTCCTAAATCAGGTAAAATGCCAATCTAGTACGCGTTGGAACGATATTAACATAACAGAAAGACGGCGGCTAAGCATTTTCCGCTTTTGAAAGCGTAGTATGAAACCAGGAGGTCTCCAAACGCTCGAAGCACACAAAGAAAGGGACGCGCAAGCATCTTAAAATCATTCTTAAACATCGGCGGCTAAATATAATGCATTCTTACCCCTCAACCAGACAACAGCCACATTAAGTTAGATGTATACTGCAGAGCCCAACAATCTTGTGGTTTTGTTAAATGCTTTGTAGAACAACTagctttcaaaaagatcAGGAAAACAATCGGAACAAACGCAACAAGAGAAATCCATCCTAAACATGCGTGCAGGGCGCTTATGCAATCCTGCCATCCTTTAAACCACCAGGAGCAATCTTAATGTTCCTCAGGCCAGTCAGGATTAGCTTCTTTAACAAAGAACGACCACTTGTTTTACTGAAGCTgtcatcatttttcttattatccTTTAGCCGCCGAAATACTCGCTCTTGTATACTATTTTTGCCACTTGGGTTACCCGTCTCTTCCGGGTTACCGCTGGGTACCGCACCCCGTTTCCCGGaatttcttctacttttttttcagaatgCTTCCATTGAGGGatggaacaagaagaaagagacatACAAAAACTGAGTCAGTCTTAATAGGTGCAGTATTTTACAAAACGCACATAAGGCAAGAAAAGTTGGAAGAAGACTGCATATAtagctaaaaaaaaagaagaactcATAGGAGctaaaacaataataacaaataaTTTTCCATATGACTTCAAAACCATCCACTAGTGAAGCTAGGGCTCACTCAGTATCCCATGTATCGAGCACGGGTATGAAGGGATCATCGACATCCAACAGTTCTAGACCATTTAGACCATGTGCGGACTGTACGTGTTCGCCCGGTCTGCTGTCCAGACAAGGACGTAGAGCCTCTCTATTCCTAAGGAAGCTGGAAAATTCAAGGAGGTCGTCCAGCATGCTGCTCAATGACCCGAAGGGAGCTGGTGGGAGTAGCGCCGCAGGAAACGGGTCTGTCTACTCCTGTGACTCGCTGTGTGCTATTAATAGGGAGGTTAACACCACCGAGAGGCTGTTGAAATTGCGCCAAGAGATGAAAAAACACGATTTGTGTTGTTATATTGTGCCCAGCTGCGATGAGCACCAGTCAGAATATGTATCGTTGCGAGATCAGAGACGCGCTTTCATATCCGGGTTTTCCGGGTCTGCTGGTGTCGCTTGCATCACTAGGGATTTGCTAAATTTCAACGAGGACCATCCCGACGGGAAATCCATTCTGAGCACCGATGGTAGATACTTCAACCAAGCCAGACAAGAACTGGATTATAACTGGACACTT
This DNA window, taken from Saccharomyces eubayanus strain FM1318 chromosome XII, whole genome shotgun sequence, encodes the following:
- the GPI13 gene encoding mannose-ethanolamine phosphotransferase GPI13; protein product: MDEKSIKQSILSSSNDEKIIYKSRIKKFQKNHKFYIILLIFIAILQFISIAFFTRGFLLSRHVLDNISAQNETTALQPRFNKTVVLVIDALRFDFVIPVNESSSTHNLNYHNNILSLYDSFANDEDASSLLLKFIADPPTTTLQRLKGLTTGSLPTFIDAGSNFDGTVIEEDNLLKQLYLANKTVKFAGDDTWMALFHPFLSNDSFPLESLNVWDLDSVDKGVMDYFHDHLQQDQEWDVMIGHMLGIDHVGHKYGPDHFTMKEKQVQVDQFIDWILKSIDENTLLVILGDHGMDHTGNHGGDSIDELESTLFLYSKKPNLWKLKDSSNYDISALGHDYRSVRQIDLVSSLSLLLGQPIPFNNLGWPIDEIARNDNEWSEFVRLAINQLQLYKDTMQIHDSNDEILKPLAENILNTSPKTNPKKFIKLGHKYQKVFLQTCEELWAKFDYYSIATGIILLTISLILLISITKLIPSIVVNQMVPEFVPGIIIMVLVTNLCFHGIFYVYQQPTFVDQFWGTLLATAVGIIIGCYITIFDRYNFIWIAMRLGETLADYWSRIAVMFMIIHALLFTSNSFTVWEDRIVAFLLSTFGMLTLYEFVFLPKRQSTTALLTATISEKEGTTSGVNSSTANSNYLPLTRFARLLGGYHSAVLIIFTRLASTITICREEQGEYCIPTFNNQNNSAWWVLGLCFLMIFILPACITGYYNLTSSYQAAAPIWINVFLKGILGLNFVYWSLTSLENNNATITLPFLNNITIFKFTLARIIAGFSLIASNVGWLMGPLCIKLNVHNTDVKSHEATILGYTNIYGSEFFLLVINVLMSILFFNKPLAQLSYFLMCNQLLSILEIIDLLKLKENIIGPIALGLLSYQHFFTTGHQATIPSVQWDIGFMLSEKITFPFTHIAIILNTFGPQILVSLSVALLTLWSQPPDVLKPQTLLGRIVSNCGILLTYNTILCLSSFIWVTHFRRHLMVWKIFCPRFIFAALSLIVTQLVVTFGTIAFASGRLIKHINDIFWK